Proteins from a genomic interval of Pirellulales bacterium:
- a CDS encoding ParA family protein, whose product MIITIANSKGGVGKSTLAVHLAAWLHEQGCRVTLADCDTQQSSSEWIREAQPGIKAVRLDNPDVILNELPNLNQDADFIVADGPGSQTETSRALLLRADLAIVPCKASMLEIRALAKATDVLRQAQDIRKGVPQAVIVLSMIGMHYRLTKDMKDAAAALSLPLATNAMILRQIYADAPGQGAVVWNMGARARDAANEVDALFREILPNVAKNRVITRRDVAKA is encoded by the coding sequence ATGATTATTACGATCGCAAATTCCAAGGGCGGTGTCGGTAAGTCGACACTCGCCGTCCACCTGGCAGCGTGGCTCCATGAGCAGGGCTGCCGCGTAACTCTTGCCGACTGCGACACGCAGCAATCGTCCTCGGAGTGGATTCGCGAGGCGCAGCCTGGAATCAAGGCTGTGCGCCTCGATAACCCGGATGTGATTCTGAATGAATTACCCAATCTGAACCAGGACGCGGACTTCATCGTCGCCGATGGCCCGGGTAGCCAAACGGAGACCAGTCGCGCATTACTGTTGCGAGCCGACCTGGCGATAGTGCCATGTAAGGCCAGCATGCTGGAAATCAGAGCCTTGGCCAAAGCCACCGACGTGCTTCGGCAAGCCCAGGACATCCGCAAGGGAGTACCCCAAGCCGTCATCGTGCTGAGCATGATCGGCATGCACTACCGACTGACCAAGGACATGAAAGACGCCGCCGCCGCGCTATCGCTACCGCTGGCAACCAATGCCATGATCCTGCGGCAGATTTATGCCGACGCACCGGGGCAGGGGGCCGTCGTGTGGAACATGGGAGCCCGCGCCCGTGACGCCGCCAACGAAGTCGATGCGTTGTTCCGCGAGATCTTGCCGAATGTGGCCAAGAACCGCGTCATCACTAGACGAGACGTTGCGAAAGCGTAG